The DNA window GTCAAGGGGCCCATCGTCGTCAAGGAGTTCGCCGAGCAGCTGGGCCTGAAGCCCAACCTGTTGATCGCCGAGCTGATGACGATGAACGTGTTCGCGTCGATCAACGAGCGCATCGAGTTCAAGGTGGCGCAGCAACTGGCCTCCCGGCACGGCGCTTCGATCGAGCACGAGAAAAAGGCGCCCGAGCCGAAGCCGGTCAAGAAGGTTGAGCCGAAGGTCGAGGAGCCGCGCCCGGAGGACATCCGTCCCCGGCCGCCCGTCGTGACGTTCCTCGGGCACGTGGACCACGGAAAGACTTCGCTCCTCGATCGCATCCGCCACAGCAAGGTGGTGCAGTCCGAGGACGGCGGCATCACGCAGCACATCGGCGCCTACATGGTGACCTACCGTGAGCATCCGATCACGTTCCTGGATACGCCGGGCCACGCCGCGTTCACGGCCATGCGCGCCCGCGGGGCGAACCTGACGGACGTCGCCGTGCTGGTGGTGGCCGCGGATGACGGGGTGATGCCCCAGACGAAGGAAGCGCTCCAGCATGCCCGGGCGGCCGGCGTATGCATCATGGTGGCCATCAACAAGATCGATCTCAAGACCGCCGTCGTGGACCGCGTCAAGCGCCAGCTCCAGCATGAGGGCCTGGCGCCCGAGGACTGGGGCGGGCAGACGATTTGCTGCCCGGTCAGCGCGACCACGGGCGAAGGCATCGACCACCTGCTGGAAATGATCCTCCTCCAGGCCGAGATGCTGGAGCTCAAGGGCAACACGCGGCGGCCGGCGCGGGGGTTTGTGATCGAGGCGCGCCTCGAGGCCGGCAGCGGTCCGACGGCGAACCTGCTGGTGAAGGAGGGCACGCTTTCGGTGGGCGATGCCGTGGTTTGCGGCCGCTGCTGGGGGCGGATCAAGGCGCTGATCAACGACCAGGGCATCAAGGTGCGGACGGCGGGCCCGTCGGTGCCGGTGAAGTGCCTGGGCCTGAACGGCGTGCCGGAGCCCGGCATGGAATTCCTGGTGTACGCGAACGATCGCGAGGCGCGGGCCATCGCGGAACAACGGGAGGCCGCCAGCCGGCTCCAGGCCATTTCGGCGCCGCGCCGGGCCTCGCTGGACGACCTGCTCAAGCCGGCGGAGGCGCGACCGCGCACCGAGCTGGCGCTCGTTCTGAAGGCCGACGTGCAGGGCTCGCTGGAGGCCATCCGGCAGGCGCTGTCGGGGATCAAGAGCGACAAGGTCACCCTCCGGATCGCGCTGGCGGGCGTCGGCAACATCACGGGGAACGACGTGCTCCTCGCCAGCGCCTCCGACGCGATCGTCGTCGGGTTCCACGTGAGCAAGGAGGACGGCGTCGGGGCCCTGGCGAAGCGGGAGGGCGTGGAGATCCGGCTCTACAGCGTGATCTACCAGCTGCTCGACGAGGTGCGCGACGCGATGGCGGGGCTGCTCGAACCCGTGATCAAGGAGCAGGTGCTCGGCCATGCCGAAATCCGGCAGGTTTTCGAGATCGGCAAGAAAGGCAACGTGGCCGGTTGCATGGTCGTGGACGGCCGCATTACGTCCCATGCCCGCGCCCGCGTGAAACGGGCGGACGACGTGCTCTACGAGGGCGCGGTGGTCTCCTTGAAGCGGTTCCAGGACGACGCCTCCGAAGTCCGCGAGGGCCTGGAATGCGGCATCCGGCTGGATCGCTTCACCGATTTCAAGCCGGGCGACGTCATCGAGTGTTACGAAGTCCAGAAGATCGAGCAGCCGCTTTAAACCGAGGCCGTCGCGCCGGCGTGTCCCCCGCGGCGCCCTCTTCCCGGAGCCGGTCATGAGTCATCAGCGCATGGTCAGAGTCAACGAGCTGCTCAAGCGCGAGGTGGCCGCCGCGCTGTTCCGCGTCGTGAACGAGGCCGGGTTCGACCTGACCGCCGTGACGGTCACGGGGGTCGAGGTCGGCAGCGACTTGAGGACGGCGGTCGTGCGCGTGTCCATCCGGGACCATCGCGGGGAGCGGGAGCACATGCTCCAGCTCCTGAAAAAACACCGAGCCGACATCCAGGAAATCCTGCATCGCCACGTGATCCTCAAGTACACGCCCCGCCTCACCTTCGAGCTGGATGAATCGATCGAGCGCGGCGACCGGGTGCTGGGCATCCTGCACCAGATGGAGAACGCCGGGGAGCTGGGCGAGGGCGGCGGGCCCGGGAGCCCGGCGTCATGAACGGCCCCTCGCGACGCCCCCCGCCGGGCCGGTACTCCGGACCCCCGCCCGTCATCGAGCCGTGGGAGGGGCTCCTGCTGGTGGACAAGCCCCCGGGCATGACCTCGCACGATGTCGTGGACGCCGTCCGCCGGCATTTCGGCTTCAGGAAGGTCGGCCATGGCGGGACCCTGGACCCGATGGCCACGGGCCTGCTGGTCATCCTGCTCGGGCGCGGCACCAAGCTGTCCGACCGCGTGATGGCCTCCGACAAGACCTACGAGGGCACCCTGAAGCTGGGTGTGACGACGGACACGGAGGACGTGGACGGGAAGGTCCTGGCCGAGGCGGATTGGACCTCCGTGACGCAGGCGCAGGTGGAGCAGCAGATGGCCTGCCGGGTGGGCGATCTCATGCAGACGCCGCCGATGGTCTCGGCCGTCAAGAAGCAGGGCGTCCCGCTCTACAAGCTGGCCCGCAAGGGGCAGACCGTGGAGCGCGAGCCGCGCCTGATCCACGTCTACGAGTTCCGGCTGCTGGCGTTCGAGCCGCCCCGGGCGCGTTTCGTCCTGCGGTGCACCAAGGGCACCTACGTGCGGACCCTCTGCGCCGACATCGGCCGCGCGCTGGGCTGCGGGGCGTTCCTGGAATCGCTGCGCCGCACGCAATCCGGAGCGCTGACGGTGGACAGCGCCGCGCCGCTGGACGATATTCTACGCATGAACGAGGACCAGGTGGCGGAGCGGGTCCTGCCGTTGCATGGCCTGCTGGCGGAAGGACCTCCGGGATGAAACTGCGGAGGGACCTGGAAGACATGTCTGGCGTGCCCGGCCCCTCCACCGTGGCCATCGGGACGTTTGACGGCGTGCACCGCGGGCACCAGGGCGTGGTGCGCGCGGCCCTGGACCGGGCCGCCGCCCTGGGCGGCACGGCCTGGGTGATGACCTTCGATCCGCACCCGATGAAGATCCTCCGGCCGCGCGAGGCGCCCCTTTCGCTGACTTCCACGCCGCACAAGGTCCGCCTGCTCCACGAGCTCGGGGTCGAGGGCTGCCTCCTGCTGCCCTTCACGCCCGAGCTGGCCGCGCTCGAGCCCGAGCCGTTCCTGGACAGGCTGACCGGGGCGTGGCCGGGGGCCCGCGCCTTCGTGGTGGGCTCGAACTGGACCTTCGGACACCGCGGGCGCGGCGACGCGGAGTTGCTGCGCCGGTGGACGGCGGCGCGG is part of the Kiritimatiellia bacterium genome and encodes:
- the infB gene encoding translation initiation factor IF-2, whose product is VKGPIVVKEFAEQLGLKPNLLIAELMTMNVFASINERIEFKVAQQLASRHGASIEHEKKAPEPKPVKKVEPKVEEPRPEDIRPRPPVVTFLGHVDHGKTSLLDRIRHSKVVQSEDGGITQHIGAYMVTYREHPITFLDTPGHAAFTAMRARGANLTDVAVLVVAADDGVMPQTKEALQHARAAGVCIMVAINKIDLKTAVVDRVKRQLQHEGLAPEDWGGQTICCPVSATTGEGIDHLLEMILLQAEMLELKGNTRRPARGFVIEARLEAGSGPTANLLVKEGTLSVGDAVVCGRCWGRIKALINDQGIKVRTAGPSVPVKCLGLNGVPEPGMEFLVYANDREARAIAEQREAASRLQAISAPRRASLDDLLKPAEARPRTELALVLKADVQGSLEAIRQALSGIKSDKVTLRIALAGVGNITGNDVLLASASDAIVVGFHVSKEDGVGALAKREGVEIRLYSVIYQLLDEVRDAMAGLLEPVIKEQVLGHAEIRQVFEIGKKGNVAGCMVVDGRITSHARARVKRADDVLYEGAVVSLKRFQDDASEVREGLECGIRLDRFTDFKPGDVIECYEVQKIEQPL
- the truB gene encoding tRNA pseudouridine(55) synthase TruB, which gives rise to MNGPSRRPPPGRYSGPPPVIEPWEGLLLVDKPPGMTSHDVVDAVRRHFGFRKVGHGGTLDPMATGLLVILLGRGTKLSDRVMASDKTYEGTLKLGVTTDTEDVDGKVLAEADWTSVTQAQVEQQMACRVGDLMQTPPMVSAVKKQGVPLYKLARKGQTVEREPRLIHVYEFRLLAFEPPRARFVLRCTKGTYVRTLCADIGRALGCGAFLESLRRTQSGALTVDSAAPLDDILRMNEDQVAERVLPLHGLLAEGPPG
- the rbfA gene encoding 30S ribosome-binding factor RbfA, whose translation is MSHQRMVRVNELLKREVAAALFRVVNEAGFDLTAVTVTGVEVGSDLRTAVVRVSIRDHRGEREHMLQLLKKHRADIQEILHRHVILKYTPRLTFELDESIERGDRVLGILHQMENAGELGEGGGPGSPAS